The Populus alba chromosome 6, ASM523922v2, whole genome shotgun sequence genomic interval AGTTCCTCTGACACTACAGCTCTCTCCAATTATCTACCGAGTAAGATAATTCTTTCTATACAGAGACAGAAATATTTTCAGTGTCAACAAAGTTACTTTGCATTTACAACATGATAAAAGAGCCTCTTGACAAAAAGGAAAAACGGCAGAATCCTTCTTGCTGGCCCGGTATATTGTAGTCTTGAtcgaaataaaattataattctattgTAAGGAACGAACCATGTTACATCAAAGCTTTGATCATCGGTCAGATAAGATTGAGTCGCTCCAGGAAAGTATGAGATCTCGGATAACAGTTGGAATGTCTGCGAGTCAGAAGCATAAGATCATTGTTCATATAATTCAGTAAGCAATGGTACATTTAAGATTCCAGGAAACTTTACCTCTCACAACTTCCCTAGTCACCGAGGGGATATCGATTTGGTCTTCAACCAGTCTATATACGTCAACAAGCTATAGAAGATGAACTCATTTCAGTATTCAGATAAGGTATGGACTAtaccagaagaagaagaaaaaggtgcCATTTCTATATTTGGATGATGGCAAGCATAGCAATTAGTGGCTCGAATTTGCTTACCTCTTCAATGTGAAGTTTCGAGTCTTCTGTCATAGCCAAAAGCAGCTGCCTCCGAATTCCTTCATCGGTAAAGAAGAGCCGTGCTCCATCTTTAATGGTATTTGTCAAGTCTAGCTTCTTTTCAATTTGCAAGCTTCTTGAATTTTGGCTGCGAAAACAAAATTGCAGACATGCGGATGTGTTATTGAAACAATAACCAgattgtatcaaaataatcaaggTTGTCATGAAAAGATACAGACATGTCTTTTACTTGCAAGGCAGGGTTGCTGCTCATCTTGGCTACGTTTTCCTTTGCAAGAACAATAAGGTTTTCGAGCCGTTTCCACTGGAAAACACCACCTTTGAACAGAACCTGACACAGGGAAGGAGATCCTTCTTGAGGGATTACATTGTGAGAAACCATATGGTTGATGCAACTTGGACATGGCCAAAATTCAATAATACAAGGACACAATCAGTTGCAACACACTAGTGAACCTAGGAATTGACAATGAATCAAACCCCTGACATAAATTGTTTCACCCACATCTTCCCCACAACCCATAATGACAACGCTGTCCAGTAAGGTGGCCCTGTCCTTGCTGGCAGCAAAATTGGCATTGAGAATCCAGAATTTTAATTGGCTAGACCTAGTTTTGACATCTACATGTGTACGCTTCTCTGTTAAAGTTACCTGGTTGTTTAGCGATAAGGGATCCTCTCTTGGAGAAAGGACATTAAGAGATTAAGGCCATTTGGCCAATGAGGTGACACCAAGTGTTCTAGGATTGAGAactaatgtatatattttaccTATTTTGGTCAGGGAAATTGGGGGCCCTTGAGTCCTTCCCTGACAAGAGCTTGACATCAGATAAGGACAATGACCCAGATATAGAAAGACACAATCAAGTGAAACGCAACATTGAACCTCAGACTTGACAATGAATCAACCCCATGATATAAATTGTCCGCCCCGCATCCAATAATGACTCTAAGCTCTCGACTAAGGTGAACCTGAAGTTGCTAACAGCAAAATCAACATCAAGAATTGATAACCGTAAGTGGCTCGCTAGTTTTGACAAATGCATGTGAACTCCTCTCTGTTAAATCCACCTGGTTGTTCAGAGATGAGAGGATTCACTCTCTAAGAAAGGAGTTTCAGATATCAAGGCTATTTGTCCATGAGCTTGAAGCCAAGTGTTTCTGTGGTTTAGAActgcattttttctttttatcaggGTCAGGGGAAAATTAGGGGCCCTTAAACCCTTCCCTAACAAAAACCTGACAGTAGGTGCTTTTAAAGGCAACAAAACCTGATCCACCACCCTTTTTAGATCTTAGCATCCCCATTTAACCACCTCATTTAGGATGAGGTGATGGGCATATTTAACAATCTACCCACATTATTCCCCTCCCTAAGAGAGCGACATGTTCTGTTGTGCAAGCACTCCTGCTTGGATTTGTTGAATACTCTCTTCCATATTGCAACAATAATGGGCAATTGGTTATACATCCAACCAGGATATTCCACAAagaagtaaaattatttttgtgggTAAACATTCTTACagttattgtaaaaataaaataaaattgacctACCATCTGCAATTTAACAGCATGATATAAGCAATTGATGCACATTGTGTGGAGAAAGATTTCTAAACAAGATGGATTGGAACTAACCTGTATGAGTCGTTCACGGAGTGCTGGATTGGGATCTGTAAGGAGGCGTTTTGCAATATATGGATAGGCAACCTAGTTACATTATACACAAACTTGGTCAAACAGGTTCTTTATTCTGTACAAATCTGACAAAACAAGCTGGTGGTTATGGATTAGCTGCTTCAAGTTATCAGCCTGTGTATTGTTTTCTGTTTGAGCAATAAAATGTTTTGGATCAAACCATTTATTAGTTTATACCTAGAAAGTTATAACATATAAAGcatcaagaaatttaaaaccTGGCTCAcctcaagaaatttaaaatctggCTCCAAGGTAAGACAGATGCCCTCTTGAGTCAATAAAGAACGAATAACAAGGGAAAACCTCTCTGGTATACGAATGGGATAATTGTAaaccaattgattaaatttCCCTGCAATGTTTACAGAACTATCTTAATCCAGATGCACTACAAAGTAAAGCATGCaaatgaaaatcaaacaaaaaagttttAGTTTAAGCAATGTACTTAAATGTTCATACTATTGGCAAAAGTTCTATAGCAAACTCTCTGGTGATCTATGATTAAGTGTGATTCAAAGACACATGATTAAGTGTGATTCAAAGACACATGATTAAGTTCTATAGCAAACTCTCTGGTGATCTATGATTAAGTGTGATTCAAAGACACATGATTAATATAGATTGTGGGCATACAATTTACCTGTAACAGTTCTGAAATTAAAATCAGCAAGTCCTTTCCCAGCAGAATTCTGCCAAATAGCTTCCAAAGCTGGAATGATAGGAGCAACATCAGTGTCACTAGCTAGGAACCCAAGCCTGGTAAAGTCATTTGCCATCTCAGCATAGTCCTCGTTCACAGCATGAACAACAGCATCAATCAATATCTGCTTATTTTGCTGAAATATTGTATGCGGATTAGCAGGCAGGGTAACAAAACGTATACACTCTGTGCAGATCAAATTAACTACAATTTTGCACTTGGTAAACTAGACTAGTCTGTATATATATGCTTTGCCAAGCATTCCCTTCCCAGCCAATTCAATATAAGTGTACTATTACCTTCACAGAACAGAACAatatatcagttttttttatatcataccaaaaaataaatgaggcATTGTTTACTTGAATACTGTTGTTTCACTGTACACCTAGGAGACAAATATCCTACCTGACTAAGCACAGCAACATTCCCAAAGTCCACATAAGCAATGCGTCCATCTCGCATGGCAAAGATATTTCCAGGATGCGGATCTCCATGAAATAACCCAAACTCTAACAATTGCCGCAAAGCAGCACTCACCCCAACTgttaaaaatccatttaaatcAATACCAGCATCCCTGATAGCCTGAGCATatgaaaaatacattatttctttcatcatgaaaaaacagaagaaagaagaggCACATATTTTGATAGCCACCTGTGGGTTGGTGCATCGAATGCCATCTATCCATTCCATAACTAAAACACGTGAACCAGAAAGTTTTCTGTAAACCCGAGGAATTTTAACAGTAGGATCATCTTTGAAGTTTTCCAGGAAGTCTTCAATATTCCGAGCTTCCTGATTAGGACAAGAAACAGAAACATCAGTACACATATAAAACGTAAACTGTAAGAAATATTACTGTTTGAGGGGGGAGATCCATCAATGTGGTTGGCATGAACATAGATATCACACAGCTGAAAGGCTGGCAGATGTCATGGACCAAGATACATTCTTGTCTATCTTTAAGAGCATACATGTCTATCTTTAAGAGCATACAACAAGATTGTTATGCAGAACAGAAGACAGTTTTTGAAAGATACCAAGGTGTAATCAAGCTCCTCCAAAAGCTTCTCACCAAATTCATCTACTATCAGCTCAGCATTGCATCCCAATTTCTGTAAACTGATTCCATTTAGGAATGAAGCAAGAGTTCTAAAGAGAAAAAGATCCCGAAAGATTATAGGCTCTATTTGAGGTCTTTGCACCTGAAAAATAATGACTTTACATCATTGTTTGCAATAAATACACAAGAGAAATATGCCAGTACATGGACCTCAGTCACCACACACAACCTTAATTGCAACATCCTCCCCAGTAGCTCGTAAGGTAGCTCGGTAAACTTGACCCAAGCTCGCAGCTGCTATTGTTTGTGGTGAAATTTTACTGAATACAGCTTCAAGCGGTTGCCCCAACTCCTCTTCTATAATATTGAAAGCAACCTATCAAAACATTCACTGGTTAAGCAAAAAACCTGATCCAGACGTACCACATCAAACTAAATCTAAGCAAAGTCTGCAGTTACCTGATTGGGGAAAGGAGGAACATCATCTTGGAGGATGCAGAGTTCATTCATATAATCCTCTCTAATGATATCAGGTCTACTAGCAAGAACCTGGAAAGCACAAAAACTATCCAGTCAACCCCAAAACCAAGACTGACACACATGTACTTGGCTAAACTTCACTACTCCCACCGCACCACACATCTTCCAATCACATTTCAGTATTTTCGGATCATGTGGGCCACACATGGGATCCACAAACGCTGATATCATAACGAAACTGTGCCAAGAAACAAGCATTTACATTTGAATAAACAAACACCTCAAAATCCAAATTCTTACAAATGCAGAAGTTACTGCACAGACTCAATCCAAGTAGACTAGACTAATTAAATTGGTCGGCCTGTTATAAAACTAGTCGGGGAAATGGACCCCACCATTACAATTCCTTGATTCAACATAAACCAAAGTCTATAAAAACTACTCAAATTTTTGCTACGCCAATACATTTTTAACTTCAACTTCTAGAAAAATCACGAATTCAGTcttaaattcatcaaaaataGCATCTAAACTCTTCATAGAGgacataattgataaaaaaaaatagcaaattcAGATAACAAACCTGTCCAGCTTTGATGAAAGAAGGTCCTAAATCACACAACAAATTCCTAAGCTGCCGAGCACGATACGGAACCACCTCCTCATCTCTTCCAACCAAAAAATCATACGCCAGATTAGACCAATACAATCCCAAATTCCACACTATCTCCACTCCTCTCAACATCAACGACGATATTGCCCCTCTTGATTCCAGCACTTTACTCCTCAcctaatcaaaattaaatcaaaataagaaaaaaataaattattatttattatttgatgatgatgaagaagaagaaatcgtACTGTTTCGGGAGAGTACTTGCGAAACGGCACGCAAACGCCGCGTTCGATGTCGAGTTGATCCATGGCGCTGCTGCTGTCCCTGTCA includes:
- the LOC118037621 gene encoding protein ACTIVITY OF BC1 COMPLEX KINASE 1, chloroplastic isoform X2, translating into MLRGVEIVWNLGLYWSNLAYDFLVGRDEEVVPYRARQLRNLLCDLGPSFIKAGQVLASRPDIIREDYMNELCILQDDVPPFPNQVAFNIIEEELGQPLEAVFSKISPQTIAAASLGQVYRATLRATGEDVAIKVQRPQIEPIIFRDLFLFRTLASFLNGISLQKLGCNAELIVDEFGEKLLEELDYTLEARNIEDFLENFKDDPTVKIPRVYRKLSGSRVLVMEWIDGIRCTNPQAIRDAGIDLNGFLTVGVSAALRQLLEFGLFHGDPHPGNIFAMRDGRIAYVDFGNVAVLSQQNKQILIDAVVHAVNEDYAEMANDFTRLGFLASDTDVAPIIPALEAIWQNSAGKGLADFNFRTVTGKFNQLVYNYPIRIPERFSLVIRSLLTQEGICLTLEPDFKFLEVAYPYIAKRLLTDPNPALRERLIQVLFKGGVFQWKRLENLIVLAKENVAKMSSNPALQVKDIQNSRSLQIEKKLDLTNTIKDGARLFFTDEGIRRQLLLAMTEDSKLHIEELVDVYRLVEDQIDIPSVTREVVRDIPTVIRDLILSWSDSILSDR
- the LOC118037621 gene encoding protein ACTIVITY OF BC1 COMPLEX KINASE 1, chloroplastic isoform X1, whose protein sequence is MDLIYYPNYTITPSLSSQNPKPRSWIILQRSNFRSSPIRAAAASSYVETTKNGAALTTSRRNVTVKTTDRDSSSAMDQLDIERGVCVPFRKYSPETVRSKVLESRGAISSLMLRGVEIVWNLGLYWSNLAYDFLVGRDEEVVPYRARQLRNLLCDLGPSFIKAGQVLASRPDIIREDYMNELCILQDDVPPFPNQVAFNIIEEELGQPLEAVFSKISPQTIAAASLGQVYRATLRATGEDVAIKVQRPQIEPIIFRDLFLFRTLASFLNGISLQKLGCNAELIVDEFGEKLLEELDYTLEARNIEDFLENFKDDPTVKIPRVYRKLSGSRVLVMEWIDGIRCTNPQAIRDAGIDLNGFLTVGVSAALRQLLEFGLFHGDPHPGNIFAMRDGRIAYVDFGNVAVLSQQNKQILIDAVVHAVNEDYAEMANDFTRLGFLASDTDVAPIIPALEAIWQNSAGKGLADFNFRTVTGKFNQLVYNYPIRIPERFSLVIRSLLTQEGICLTLEPDFKFLEVAYPYIAKRLLTDPNPALRERLIQVLFKGGVFQWKRLENLIVLAKENVAKMSSNPALQVKDIQNSRSLQIEKKLDLTNTIKDGARLFFTDEGIRRQLLLAMTEDSKLHIEELVDVYRLVEDQIDIPSVTREVVRDIPTVIRDLILSWSDSILSDR